GCGTGCGCTGCTCGACAGCGCCGAGATCGGCCTGGTGCGCGAGCATATCGAGGTCGATCTGGCGTCGGCGCGCGATTTCGTGAGCGTCGCGGCGAAGCTGCTGATGGTGGCAGAGGATCGACCCGATGCCGTGACGACGGTGATGCCCGACTTCCTTCGCACGCTCCGCGCGCTCGAAGCGCGGCGCACCGCGACCCGCGACGTGCTGGTCCGCGAAATCGATGTGGCGGTACAGAAGAGCATCGTCAGCAGCCGGCGTAGCACGCTGCGGCTGGTGGTCGGCGCGATCGTCGCGCTCTTGATCCTGATCGTGTTGGTGCTGTGGATCCGCCGCAGCGTCATCAAGCCGATGGTCGAGATCGCCAAGGGGCTTCGTCACCCCGGCTTCGACCGGATCGCGACCGCGTGCCCCCCCTTCGTCGATCGCAGCGACGAGGTGGGCGACCTGGCGCGCGGGTTGCTCGAATATCGCCTGAACGTGGGTGAACAGGAAAAGGCACGGCGCCAGATCGATTTCCTGGCGCATCACGACGCGCTGACGGGGCTTCCCAACCGGCTGGTGTTCGAAAGCCGGCTGCGGCAGGAATTGCGGCGTACCGGTCGCACCGCCGACAGCGTCGCGGTTTTCGCGATCGACCTCGACGATTTCAAGGCGATCAATGACCGACTGGGGCATGCCGGCGGCGACGAAGCGCTGCGGCGCGCGGGCAAGATGCTGGTCGAATGTGCGCGCGCCGACGATCTGGTCGCGCGGATCGGCGGCGACGAGTTCGCGGTGATCCAGGTGGCCGCCGATCAGCCCGCCGCGGCACAGGCATTGTTGGCGCGGCTGTTCAAGGCCACCGAAAACCAGACCGACAATCTTTCGGTGCGCATGAGCATCGGCGTCGCGATCGCGCGCGGCGAACAGGATGTCGAAGAGCTCTACAACCACGCCGACGTCGCATTGTACCGCGCCAAGGCCGACGGGCGTAACACCGCGCGGTTTTTCGACGAGGGGATGGAGGCGGAAACGCGGTTGCGCCGCCGCCTTTCGCGCGACCTGCAGGGTGCGGCGCAGGCAGGGCAGTTCCACATCTGCTACCAACCGATCGCGGCCTGCGATACGCTCGAAGTCATCGGGTACGAGGCGCTGCTTCGCTGGCGGCACCCCGACCTCGGCGATGTCGCGCCGAGCGTCTTCATCCCGATCGCCGAATCGACCGGCAGCATCGACAATATCGGTCGCTGGATGGCGGGCGAAGCGCTCGCGGAGGCGGCGCGGTGGCGTCCCGACCTCACGCTTGCGCTGAACCTTTCACCGGTCCAGTTCCGCCAGCCCGACCTGGCCGACGCGCTGTATGCGCTTGCG
The genomic region above belongs to Sphingomonas qomolangmaensis and contains:
- a CDS encoding putative bifunctional diguanylate cyclase/phosphodiesterase, with amino-acid sequence MRFSIAARVTVAAAAMLAFLLLLLGLSIDVGRQVQAADRQISALTGLLKDQEDTDRAQRALRLAIGEATRSAEDGDAVSAERWGALRAQLQRFRAKSVRSRALLDSAEIGLVREHIEVDLASARDFVSVAAKLLMVAEDRPDAVTTVMPDFLRTLRALEARRTATRDVLVREIDVAVQKSIVSSRRSTLRLVVGAIVALLILIVLVLWIRRSVIKPMVEIAKGLRHPGFDRIATACPPFVDRSDEVGDLARGLLEYRLNVGEQEKARRQIDFLAHHDALTGLPNRLVFESRLRQELRRTGRTADSVAVFAIDLDDFKAINDRLGHAGGDEALRRAGKMLVECARADDLVARIGGDEFAVIQVAADQPAAAQALLARLFKATENQTDNLSVRMSIGVAIARGEQDVEELYNHADVALYRAKADGRNTARFFDEGMEAETRLRRRLSRDLQGAAQAGQFHICYQPIAACDTLEVIGYEALLRWRHPDLGDVAPSVFIPIAESTGSIDNIGRWMAGEALAEAARWRPDLTLALNLSPVQFRQPDLADALYALAGQHGVAIGRVQFEVTENVTLLGHQRDAVLTSLRQLQHWGAKVVMDDFGTGHASLSNLQAFEFDGMKIDGRFIAAMLDHRSSALIVRAAIGLGKSLGVPVVAECVETQAQFEQLCAWGCTQVQGYLFGRPVSADQLTAARG